From Flavobacterium sp. 102, a single genomic window includes:
- a CDS encoding 5-formyltetrahydrofolate cyclo-ligase, whose amino-acid sequence MLKKDLRKKYKELRQRLSQEELEDKSLAIANRLLQLDVWDNTYFHLFLTIEEQKEIDTEFVLQILAGKDKEIVVAKSNFETLEMTNYLLTDNTKFQKNEYNIYEPVDGIEVPTSKIDVVFVPLLAYDAKGNRVGYGKGFYDNFLSQCKEDVVKIGLSFFEPEDSIEDVSVIDIRLDYCITPMTLYSFR is encoded by the coding sequence ATGCTTAAAAAAGACTTACGCAAAAAATACAAAGAACTTCGCCAGCGATTATCTCAAGAAGAATTGGAAGATAAAAGTTTGGCGATTGCCAATCGGTTGTTGCAATTAGATGTTTGGGACAACACTTATTTTCATTTGTTTCTGACTATTGAAGAACAAAAGGAAATCGATACCGAGTTTGTGTTGCAAATTTTAGCGGGAAAAGACAAAGAAATTGTGGTCGCTAAAAGCAATTTTGAAACACTCGAAATGACCAACTATTTGTTAACAGACAATACCAAGTTTCAAAAAAACGAGTATAATATTTATGAACCCGTTGATGGAATAGAAGTGCCCACTTCAAAAATTGACGTGGTTTTTGTACCGCTTTTGGCTTATGATGCAAAGGGAAATCGAGTAGGTTATGGCAAAGGATTTTACGATAATTTTTTATCTCAATGCAAAGAAGATGTGGTCAAAATAGGTTTGTCGTTCTTTGAACCAGAAGATTCAATAGAAGATGTTTCGGTAATTGATATTCGTTTGGATTATTGTATAACGCCTATGACTCTGTATAGTTTTCGATAG
- a CDS encoding pyridoxal-dependent decarboxylase, protein MKFWKKLTNDRRKDRIEKALRSNVNFSKDISLGYPASKLDSRVFNDDAPFLKDALILQTYVANPNNIGCHTFGTSEKAFSGTHDIEREVLDVIAVDIFKAEIDSFDGYISPGGTEANIQAIWMFRNYFINNFEAKGEEIAIISSEDTHYSIPKASNVLQLDWLKIPVDFDTRSIDRNVLDQMVLTAQKEGKKYFIAVSNMGTTMFGSVDNPEDYIEVFDRHHLQYKLHIDGAYGGFVYPFSNQESVINFSNPKISSITIDAHKMLQAPYGTGVFICRKGYIENVLTKEAEYVEGMDLTLCGSRSGANAVAVWMILFTYGPNGWFEKVSVLQMRTQFLCNQLDAMNIQYFREPFMNIVTIKAEYIPEKIAEKYDLVPQQHDGNNKWYKIVLMDHVEVEHLTTFIEDLTVINYA, encoded by the coding sequence ATGAAATTCTGGAAGAAACTCACCAACGACCGAAGAAAGGATCGTATTGAAAAGGCATTGCGGTCTAATGTCAATTTTTCAAAAGACATTTCATTAGGATATCCTGCATCAAAATTAGACAGCAGAGTATTTAATGACGACGCACCATTTTTAAAAGATGCGCTTATTTTGCAAACTTATGTGGCAAATCCGAACAATATCGGTTGTCACACTTTTGGCACTTCTGAAAAGGCATTTAGCGGAACGCACGACATAGAACGAGAAGTTTTAGACGTTATTGCGGTTGATATTTTTAAAGCAGAAATAGATTCTTTTGACGGTTATATTTCGCCCGGCGGAACCGAAGCTAATATTCAAGCGATTTGGATGTTTCGCAATTATTTCATCAATAATTTTGAAGCAAAAGGAGAAGAGATTGCTATAATTTCTTCAGAAGATACCCATTATTCAATCCCGAAAGCTTCTAACGTGTTACAATTGGATTGGCTAAAAATCCCGGTAGATTTTGACACGCGTTCAATTGATAGAAATGTATTGGACCAAATGGTTCTTACTGCTCAAAAAGAAGGGAAAAAATATTTCATTGCGGTTTCCAATATGGGAACCACCATGTTTGGCTCAGTTGACAATCCGGAAGATTATATTGAAGTTTTTGATAGACATCATTTACAGTATAAATTGCATATTGACGGAGCTTACGGTGGTTTTGTTTATCCGTTCAGCAATCAGGAATCGGTGATTAATTTTAGCAATCCGAAGATTAGTTCCATCACTATTGATGCGCATAAAATGTTACAAGCACCCTACGGAACCGGTGTTTTTATTTGCCGAAAAGGCTATATCGAAAACGTGCTGACCAAAGAAGCCGAATACGTAGAAGGTATGGATTTAACATTATGCGGAAGTCGAAGCGGAGCTAATGCTGTGGCGGTTTGGATGATACTATTCACTTATGGACCCAACGGTTGGTTTGAGAAAGTTAGTGTCTTGCAAATGCGTACACAATTTTTGTGTAACCAATTGGACGCGATGAATATTCAGTATTTCCGTGAGCCATTTATGAATATAGTGACGATTAAAGCGGAGTATATTCCCGAAAAAATAGCCGAAAAATACGATTTAGTGCCACAACAACATGACGGCAACAACAAGTGGTACAAAATTGTGTTGATGGATCATGTAGAAGTAGAACATTTGACTACTTTTATAGAAGATTTGACGGTTATTAATTATGCTTAA
- the uvrC gene encoding excinuclease ABC subunit UvrC — MEIPSIELQLQTLPDSPGVYQYYDKDAKILYVGKAKNLKKRVTSYFNKLHDNAKTNVLVKKIVEIKHIVVSSEADALLLENNLIKKLQPRYNVLLKDDKTYPWICIKKEPFSRIFPTRRMVKDGSEYFGPYTNFKTVNTILDLIKELYPLRTCNYDLNDANIKSGKYKVCLEYHIGNCKGPCEGYETLEHYQKQVDAIREILKGNFKDSLRDFKRLMQELAAEMKFEAAQKIKEKIEVLENYQSRSTILNPKISNVDVFSIVSDETMAYVNFLQIAHGAIIRSHTLELKKKLDESDEELLELAVVELRERFHLTTREIILPFELDFGATIKVTVPQLGDKKQILELSQRNAKYQRLEQLKQIQIVDPERHTNRIMAQMQKDLRLSTEPRHIECFDNSNIQGTNPVSACVVFKDGKPSKKDYRHFNIKTVEGPNDFASMEEVVYRRYKRLLDENQSLPQLIIIDGGKGQLSSALKSIDDLGLRGKIAIIGIAKRLEELFYPGDSVPLYLDKKSETLKIIQHLRNEAHRFGITHHRDKRSKSALQTTIETIPSIGEKTMLTLIKHFKSVKRLKLATEKEISAVVGVSKAKKISEFYQKEQ, encoded by the coding sequence ATGGAAATCCCTTCTATAGAACTACAATTGCAAACCTTGCCGGATAGTCCGGGTGTGTATCAATATTATGATAAAGACGCAAAAATTCTATATGTTGGCAAAGCCAAAAACCTAAAAAAAAGAGTTACTTCTTATTTCAACAAACTCCACGATAACGCCAAAACAAATGTGTTGGTCAAAAAGATTGTAGAAATCAAACACATCGTCGTTTCCTCAGAAGCCGATGCCCTTTTGCTGGAAAACAACCTCATCAAAAAACTACAACCTCGTTATAACGTATTACTCAAAGATGACAAAACCTATCCTTGGATTTGCATCAAAAAAGAACCGTTTTCAAGAATATTCCCAACGCGAAGAATGGTCAAAGACGGCTCGGAATATTTTGGTCCGTATACCAATTTCAAAACGGTCAATACGATTTTAGATTTAATCAAAGAATTGTATCCGTTGCGAACTTGCAATTATGATTTAAACGATGCCAATATCAAATCGGGCAAATACAAAGTGTGTTTGGAATACCATATCGGCAATTGCAAAGGGCCGTGTGAAGGTTATGAAACATTGGAACATTACCAAAAGCAAGTCGATGCCATCCGTGAAATCCTAAAAGGCAATTTCAAAGACAGTTTGCGCGATTTCAAAAGACTGATGCAAGAATTGGCTGCCGAAATGAAGTTCGAAGCCGCTCAAAAAATCAAAGAAAAAATAGAAGTTTTAGAAAATTACCAATCGCGTTCCACGATTTTAAACCCAAAAATTTCGAATGTAGATGTTTTTTCAATCGTTTCAGATGAAACAATGGCGTATGTCAATTTCCTTCAAATAGCACACGGTGCAATCATTCGGTCACATACTCTGGAGCTCAAAAAGAAATTAGACGAAAGCGACGAAGAATTGTTAGAGCTTGCTGTAGTTGAACTCAGAGAACGTTTTCATTTGACCACTAGGGAAATTATTTTGCCTTTTGAATTGGATTTTGGTGCTACAATAAAAGTTACCGTACCACAACTCGGCGATAAAAAACAAATATTAGAACTGTCGCAACGCAATGCAAAATACCAACGTTTGGAACAACTCAAGCAAATCCAAATTGTAGATCCGGAACGCCATACCAACCGAATTATGGCGCAAATGCAAAAAGATTTACGCCTTTCGACTGAACCTCGACATATAGAATGTTTTGATAATTCGAATATTCAAGGAACAAATCCCGTTTCGGCCTGTGTGGTTTTTAAAGACGGAAAGCCAAGCAAAAAAGACTATCGCCATTTCAATATCAAAACCGTTGAAGGTCCGAATGACTTTGCTTCGATGGAAGAAGTCGTTTATCGCAGATACAAACGCCTACTCGACGAAAACCAATCGTTACCACAACTCATCATCATTGACGGTGGAAAAGGGCAATTGTCTTCAGCATTGAAAAGTATAGACGATTTAGGTTTGCGAGGAAAAATCGCCATTATCGGCATTGCCAAAAGATTGGAAGAGTTGTTTTATCCCGGCGATTCAGTGCCGTTGTATTTGGATAAAAAAAGTGAAACACTCAAAATCATCCAGCATTTGCGAAACGAAGCGCATCGATTCGGGATTACGCACCATCGGGACAAACGCAGTAAATCGGCTTTGCAAACCACCATTGAAACTATTCCTAGCATTGGTGAAAAAACCATGTTAACATTAATAAAACATTTTAAAAGTGTTAAAAGATTGAAATTAGCCACTGAAAAAGAAATATCAGCGGTTGTAGGTGTGTCAAAAGCCAAAAAAATTTCCGAATTTTACCAAAAAGAACAATAA
- a CDS encoding patatin-like phospholipase family protein, which produces MYKEPLAISQKPLVACQKRNIIVKKTLSVAYCLLPIAFLLLPIALKAQDSTKTKKPKIGLVLSGGGAKGFAHIGVLKVLEENGIKIDYIGGTSMGAVVGGLYASGYSATQIDSIFYNTDFDELLQDYIPRSSKSFYEKRNDEMYAISLPFHKFKIGIPIALSKGMYNYNLLSKLIHNVRHVSDFSKLPIPFLCVATDIETGEAIILKEGYLAQALLASSAFPSLFSPVEIDGKLLIDGGVVNNYPAEEVRKMGADIIIGVDVQDDLKNRDALKDATRILVQITNLDMIKSMNEKKRITDIYIKPDISNYGVISFDDGREIIKKGEIAALFEIDKIKRLADSTQTYKLNNHSVKQDSLFIKSISLNKLDNYTRAYILGKLRFKNGTKISYDDLKTGVNNINATQNFSRISYTIEPYQGADELKLSLTENPTKTFLKFGLHYDGLYKSALLTNITQKKSLFKNDVVSLDIGLGDNIRYNLDYYIDNGFYWSFGIKSRYNQFNRNVETDFRNGEILNQLGLNSINMDFSDFTNQAYMQTVFIQKFLIGAGVEWKYLKIRTDNLSEVNPTFEKSSYASVFGYAKYDSFDNKLFPKKGWFFSGDVQSFLYSSDYTREFNRYSIAKGEIGIVKTFYKKATVKLQSDLGFVFGNDSVHFFDFVLGGYGYNTINNFKHFYGYDFLSLSADSYIKSCITFDYEFFKKNHVNFAANFANVEDDLFRTGNWLSKPTYNGYAIGYALESVIGPVEVKYSWSPELTKGFTFISVGFWF; this is translated from the coding sequence ATGTATAAAGAGCCATTAGCCATTAGCCAAAAGCCATTAGTCGCCTGCCAAAAGCGAAACATTATCGTTAAAAAAACTCTTTCTGTTGCCTACTGCCTATTGCCAATTGCTTTTTTACTATTGCCAATTGCCTTAAAAGCACAAGATTCAACCAAAACCAAAAAACCAAAAATTGGCTTGGTACTTAGTGGTGGTGGCGCCAAAGGATTTGCTCATATTGGTGTGTTGAAAGTTTTAGAGGAAAACGGCATTAAAATAGATTACATAGGCGGAACCAGTATGGGTGCGGTTGTTGGCGGTTTATATGCTTCAGGTTATAGCGCTACGCAAATTGACTCTATCTTTTACAATACCGATTTCGACGAATTATTACAAGATTATATTCCGCGTTCTTCCAAGAGCTTTTACGAAAAGCGAAACGATGAAATGTATGCGATTTCGTTACCTTTTCACAAATTCAAAATCGGAATTCCAATAGCGCTTTCCAAAGGAATGTACAATTATAATTTATTGTCAAAATTGATCCACAACGTTAGACATGTTAGCGATTTCAGCAAATTACCCATTCCGTTTTTGTGTGTAGCCACCGACATCGAAACCGGTGAAGCCATAATATTGAAAGAAGGTTATTTGGCGCAAGCCTTATTGGCAAGTTCGGCATTTCCTTCCTTATTTTCTCCTGTAGAAATCGATGGTAAGTTACTTATTGACGGCGGTGTGGTCAATAATTATCCGGCAGAAGAAGTCCGAAAAATGGGCGCCGATATTATCATAGGTGTCGATGTTCAGGACGATTTGAAGAATCGAGATGCGTTGAAAGATGCGACTCGAATTCTGGTACAAATCACCAATTTGGACATGATTAAAAGCATGAACGAAAAAAAGAGAATTACGGATATTTATATCAAACCCGATATTTCCAACTATGGCGTAATTTCCTTTGATGATGGAAGAGAGATTATTAAAAAAGGAGAAATTGCAGCCCTATTCGAGATTGATAAAATCAAACGTTTGGCCGATTCAACCCAAACTTATAAACTCAACAATCACAGTGTTAAGCAAGACTCTTTGTTTATTAAAAGTATCAGCCTCAACAAATTGGACAATTATACCAGAGCTTATATACTTGGGAAATTGCGTTTTAAAAATGGGACAAAAATCAGTTATGACGATTTGAAAACCGGTGTGAATAACATCAATGCTACCCAAAACTTCAGTAGAATCAGTTACACTATCGAACCTTATCAAGGAGCTGATGAATTGAAATTAAGCCTAACCGAAAATCCAACCAAAACTTTTTTGAAATTCGGTTTGCATTACGACGGTTTGTACAAAAGCGCCCTTTTGACTAATATTACGCAAAAGAAATCACTCTTTAAGAACGATGTAGTATCTCTGGATATTGGTCTTGGTGATAACATTCGGTATAATCTGGATTACTATATCGACAATGGTTTTTATTGGAGTTTTGGCATCAAATCAAGATACAATCAATTCAATCGCAATGTAGAAACTGATTTTAGAAATGGTGAAATCCTGAATCAATTGGGCTTAAACAGCATCAATATGGACTTTTCAGACTTCACCAATCAAGCTTATATGCAAACGGTTTTTATTCAAAAATTTTTAATTGGCGCCGGTGTCGAATGGAAATATTTGAAAATTCGAACTGACAACTTAAGTGAGGTCAATCCAACTTTTGAAAAAAGTTCTTATGCTAGTGTATTTGGGTATGCCAAATATGATTCTTTTGACAACAAACTATTTCCTAAAAAAGGTTGGTTTTTCTCAGGTGACGTCCAATCTTTTCTGTATTCTTCTGATTATACAAGAGAATTTAACCGTTACTCGATTGCTAAGGGAGAAATAGGCATTGTCAAAACATTTTACAAAAAAGCCACAGTAAAATTGCAATCTGATTTAGGCTTTGTCTTTGGAAATGACAGTGTTCATTTCTTTGATTTTGTATTGGGTGGTTACGGTTATAATACCATCAATAACTTTAAGCACTTCTATGGTTACGATTTTTTAAGTCTTTCCGCCGATAGTTATATTAAGTCGTGCATCACTTTTGATTATGAGTTTTTTAAAAAAAACCACGTCAATTTTGCCGCCAACTTTGCCAATGTGGAAGATGATTTGTTCAGAACCGGCAATTGGCTTTCGAAACCAACCTATAACGGTTACGCCATTGGCTATGCCTTAGAATCTGTAATCGGACCGGTTGAAGTAAAATACTCTTGGTCTCCCGAGTTGACTAAAGGATTTACCTTCATCAGTGTTGGATTTTGGTTCTAA
- a CDS encoding amino acid permease, whose product MSIWKRKPMALLLAEASESEKGLKRTLTAWSLVALGIGAIIGAGLFVRTATAAAQNAGPSVTIGFIVAAIGCALAGLCYAELSSSIPIAGSAYTYTYATMGEFLAWIIGWDLILEYAVGAATVGIAWSEYLNNLLVNVLHVSPIPYEFCHSPFQTSLDGVNGIINLPALFIVAAISLLLIKGTQESAFVNGIIVVVKVAIVVMIIVFGWSFIDEANHTPYIPEPGIFTDEHGIGHNYGGIMGILGAAGTVFFAFIGFDAVSTAAQETKNPKRDMPIGILGSLAICTVLYILFAHVLTGVATVEDFRTGGKEASVSFAIQKYMFGYEWLAQLVTVAILAGFSSVILVMLLGQSRVFYSMGKDGLLPKAFSEVHPKYKTPYKANLAILIIVGLFAAFVPGDIVGDMTSIGTLFAFILVCVSVIVLRKTEPNMKREFKTPFVPFVPILGIIVCLAMIYGLGWTNWLRLLGWLALGFIIYFGYSKKRSKLNNPNKQE is encoded by the coding sequence ATGTCGATTTGGAAAAGAAAACCTATGGCGCTGTTATTAGCAGAAGCGTCAGAGTCTGAAAAAGGATTAAAAAGAACCTTAACCGCATGGTCTTTGGTTGCCTTGGGAATTGGAGCTATTATAGGCGCTGGTCTGTTTGTTAGAACTGCCACAGCTGCAGCTCAAAATGCCGGGCCATCAGTAACAATTGGTTTTATTGTAGCCGCTATCGGATGTGCTTTAGCCGGATTATGTTATGCTGAATTGTCCTCTTCTATTCCTATTGCCGGAAGTGCTTATACTTATACTTATGCAACCATGGGTGAATTCCTTGCTTGGATTATCGGATGGGATTTGATTTTAGAATATGCTGTTGGCGCTGCTACTGTTGGTATTGCTTGGAGTGAATATCTTAATAATCTACTGGTCAATGTGCTCCATGTGAGCCCAATTCCGTATGAATTTTGTCATTCGCCTTTCCAAACTTCTTTAGATGGTGTTAACGGAATCATCAATTTGCCTGCTTTATTTATTGTAGCGGCTATCAGTTTACTTTTAATTAAAGGCACACAAGAATCTGCTTTTGTAAACGGAATCATTGTAGTGGTTAAAGTAGCTATTGTAGTAATGATTATTGTTTTTGGTTGGAGTTTTATTGATGAAGCCAATCACACACCATATATTCCGGAGCCAGGCATCTTTACAGACGAACATGGTATTGGCCATAATTATGGTGGTATTATGGGAATTCTAGGTGCAGCAGGAACTGTTTTCTTTGCTTTTATCGGATTTGACGCCGTAAGTACAGCAGCTCAAGAAACCAAAAATCCAAAACGCGATATGCCAATTGGTATTTTAGGGTCATTAGCTATTTGTACTGTTTTATATATCCTATTTGCACACGTTTTAACAGGAGTGGCAACGGTTGAAGATTTTAGAACCGGTGGAAAAGAAGCTTCAGTTTCATTTGCAATTCAAAAATACATGTTTGGCTACGAATGGTTAGCACAGCTTGTTACTGTGGCTATTTTGGCAGGATTTTCTTCTGTAATTTTGGTAATGTTATTAGGCCAATCCCGAGTTTTTTACTCAATGGGTAAAGATGGTTTGTTGCCAAAAGCCTTTAGTGAAGTACATCCAAAATACAAAACGCCATACAAAGCCAACTTAGCCATTTTAATTATTGTTGGCCTTTTTGCTGCCTTTGTTCCCGGTGACATTGTAGGTGACATGACCAGTATCGGAACTTTATTTGCCTTTATTTTAGTGTGTGTTTCTGTAATTGTTTTGAGAAAAACTGAACCAAACATGAAGCGCGAATTCAAAACGCCTTTTGTGCCTTTTGTGCCCATTTTAGGCATTATCGTTTGTTTAGCTATGATTTATGGATTAGGTTGGACAAACTGGTTAAGACTTTTAGGTTGGTTGGCATTAGGTTTCATAATTTACTTTGGTTACAGTAAAAAGAGAAGTAAGCTAAACAATCCGAATAAACAGGAATAA
- a CDS encoding homogentisate 1,2-dioxygenase has protein sequence MPLYHKLGNIPPKRHTIFRKPNGDLYYEQLFGTVGFDGMSTNSYHEHRPTQVKEIRNQYSVAPKISKANNIQSYRLRGFQVNPENDFLESRKIVLTNSDCHIALAAPKQSTKDYFYKNTDSDELLFIHRGSGKLRTMLGNLDFKYGDYLLIPRGIIYKIDFDTEDNRLFIVESHRPIYTPKRYRNWFGQLLEHSPFCERDIRRPYELETHDEKGEFIIKVKKKDEIFDMVYATHPFDVIGYDGYNYPYAFSIHDFEPITGRIHQPPPVHQTFETDAFVVCSFVPRLYDYHPDAIPAPYNHSNIDSDEVLYYVDGDFMSRNDIEAGHISLHPAGIPHGPHPGAVERSIGKTETQELAVMVDTFKPLMVTEEAMKIADDKYFQSWLE, from the coding sequence ATGCCATTATATCACAAATTAGGAAATATTCCACCCAAAAGACATACCATTTTCCGCAAACCTAACGGAGATTTGTACTACGAACAATTGTTCGGTACCGTCGGTTTTGACGGAATGTCTACCAACTCCTATCACGAACACCGACCAACACAAGTCAAAGAAATCAGAAACCAATACAGCGTTGCGCCCAAAATTTCAAAAGCCAATAACATTCAATCTTATCGCCTTCGCGGATTTCAAGTAAACCCGGAAAACGACTTTTTGGAAAGCCGAAAAATTGTGTTGACCAATTCCGATTGTCATATTGCTTTGGCAGCGCCAAAACAGTCAACCAAAGATTATTTTTATAAAAATACCGATTCAGACGAATTGCTTTTCATCCATCGCGGTAGCGGGAAATTAAGAACCATGTTGGGAAATCTCGATTTCAAATACGGTGATTACCTGTTGATTCCACGCGGTATCATTTACAAAATCGATTTTGATACCGAAGACAACCGTTTGTTTATCGTTGAATCTCACCGACCAATTTACACCCCAAAACGATATAGAAATTGGTTCGGACAATTATTAGAACATTCTCCTTTCTGTGAACGTGACATTCGTCGTCCGTATGAATTAGAAACTCATGACGAAAAAGGTGAATTTATTATCAAAGTCAAAAAGAAAGACGAAATATTTGATATGGTTTATGCCACGCATCCTTTTGATGTGATTGGATATGACGGTTACAATTATCCGTATGCCTTTTCGATTCACGACTTCGAACCAATAACAGGAAGAATTCACCAACCGCCACCGGTACATCAAACCTTTGAAACCGACGCGTTTGTGGTTTGCTCTTTCGTGCCACGTTTATACGATTACCATCCGGATGCTATTCCGGCGCCATACAACCACAGCAACATCGATTCCGATGAAGTTTTGTATTATGTTGACGGTGATTTTATGAGCAGAAATGACATCGAAGCCGGACATATTTCCTTACATCCTGCGGGAATTCCACACGGTCCACATCCCGGAGCAGTAGAAAGAAGTATCGGAAAAACAGAAACACAAGAATTAGCCGTAATGGTAGACACTTTCAAACCTTTAATGGTTACAGAAGAAGCCATGAAAATTGCCGATGATAAGTATTTCCAATCTTGGTTAGAGTAA
- the hppD gene encoding 4-hydroxyphenylpyruvate dioxygenase, translated as MSKEIKSVEYGLEKIFEGAQDFLPLLGTDYVEFYVGNAKQAAHFYKTAFGFQSHAYAGLETGMRDRASYVLKQDKIRLVLTTALNSNSPIGEHVKKHGDGVKVVALWVEDARSAFEETTKRGARVFMEPTVEKDEHGEVVRAGIYTYGETVHMFVERKNYNGAFLPGYKEWKSDYNPKPVGLKYVDHMVGNVGWNEMNTWVKWYEDVMGFVNFLSFDDKQITTEYSALMSKVMSNGNGRIKFPINEPAEGKKRSQIEEYLDFYEGPGVQHIAVATDDIITTVADMRARGIEFLTTPPQAYYDAIPERLKDHMSKFKEDINELQKLGIMIDADEEGYLLQIFTRPVEDRPTLFFEIIQRMGARGFGAGNFKALFESIEREQMLRGTL; from the coding sequence ATGTCAAAAGAAATAAAATCCGTTGAATACGGACTAGAAAAAATATTTGAAGGCGCACAAGATTTCCTTCCGCTTTTAGGAACAGATTACGTAGAATTCTACGTCGGAAATGCTAAACAAGCTGCCCATTTTTACAAAACAGCTTTTGGATTCCAATCTCACGCCTACGCCGGATTAGAAACCGGAATGAGAGACAGAGCGTCTTATGTTTTAAAACAAGACAAAATTCGTTTGGTATTGACAACTGCCTTAAACAGCAATTCACCTATCGGAGAACATGTAAAAAAACATGGCGATGGTGTAAAAGTAGTAGCTTTATGGGTTGAAGACGCTCGTTCTGCTTTCGAAGAAACTACTAAGCGTGGCGCCAGAGTTTTCATGGAACCAACCGTAGAAAAAGACGAACACGGAGAAGTAGTTCGTGCCGGAATTTACACTTATGGCGAAACAGTTCACATGTTTGTGGAACGCAAAAATTACAATGGTGCATTCCTACCGGGATATAAAGAATGGAAATCCGATTACAATCCGAAACCGGTTGGACTAAAATACGTTGACCACATGGTTGGAAATGTAGGTTGGAACGAAATGAACACTTGGGTAAAATGGTATGAAGACGTGATGGGATTTGTAAACTTCTTATCTTTTGACGACAAGCAAATCACTACGGAATATTCGGCGCTAATGTCGAAAGTAATGAGCAACGGTAACGGAAGAATCAAATTCCCAATCAATGAACCGGCCGAAGGAAAAAAACGTTCGCAAATTGAAGAATATCTAGACTTTTATGAAGGTCCGGGCGTACAACATATAGCGGTAGCCACCGACGATATTATCACGACCGTTGCGGATATGCGCGCCAGAGGAATTGAATTCTTAACCACTCCGCCTCAAGCTTATTACGATGCTATTCCTGAAAGATTGAAAGACCACATGAGTAAGTTCAAAGAAGACATTAACGAACTTCAAAAACTAGGAATTATGATTGATGCGGATGAAGAAGGTTATCTATTGCAAATTTTCACCAGACCGGTTGAAGACCGACCAACCTTATTTTTTGAGATTATTCAGCGAATGGGCGCCAGAGGATTTGGCGCGGGTAATTTCAAAGCTTTATTTGAATCGATAGAAAGAGAGCAAATGTTGCGAGGAACACTGTAA
- a CDS encoding DUF3108 domain-containing protein, translated as MKKFLFLLLLFITVSFEAQKPEAYDTGEWFKFRIHYGFINAGFATMEVKEAVKENKKVYHVIGKGYTVGMSRFFFKVDDTYESYFDKVTNKPYQFVRKIDEGGYTKNQEGFFNQATNKVLVKNYKNNTEKTFAVTENVQDILSTFYYLRNHPNIDKLKVGESIVVDMFFDDEVFKFKLKFTGREQLKTKFGTAATMVFRPLVQSGRVFKEEESLTVWISDDENKIPLRIKASLAVGSIKADLDGFKGLKSPFMVKSKK; from the coding sequence ATGAAAAAATTCCTATTCTTATTATTGCTTTTTATCACTGTAAGTTTTGAAGCTCAAAAACCTGAAGCCTATGATACCGGCGAATGGTTCAAGTTTCGAATTCACTATGGTTTTATCAATGCCGGTTTTGCAACCATGGAAGTAAAAGAAGCTGTAAAAGAAAACAAAAAAGTATATCACGTTATTGGCAAAGGTTATACTGTCGGTATGTCACGTTTTTTCTTCAAAGTAGATGATACATATGAGAGTTATTTTGATAAAGTTACTAACAAACCTTATCAATTCGTGAGAAAGATTGATGAAGGTGGTTATACCAAAAATCAGGAGGGTTTTTTTAATCAGGCAACCAATAAAGTTTTGGTGAAAAATTACAAAAACAACACCGAAAAAACATTTGCTGTCACTGAAAACGTTCAAGACATCTTATCTACCTTTTACTACTTGAGAAACCATCCCAATATTGACAAATTAAAAGTAGGTGAATCTATTGTTGTTGACATGTTTTTTGATGACGAAGTTTTTAAATTCAAGTTGAAATTTACAGGAAGAGAACAGTTAAAAACTAAATTCGGAACCGCAGCAACCATGGTGTTTAGACCATTAGTGCAATCGGGAAGAGTGTTTAAAGAAGAAGAAAGTCTTACCGTTTGGATATCAGATGACGAAAATAAAATACCTTTGCGAATTAAAGCCAGTTTAGCCGTTGGTTCCATAAAAGCAGATTTAGACGGCTTCAAAGGATTGAAAAGTCCTTTTATGGTTAAATCAAAAAAATAA